In a single window of the Desulfovibrio aminophilus DSM 12254 genome:
- a CDS encoding TIGR00730 family Rossman fold protein, producing MKRVCVFLGSNPGRNHRYLEAARATGRELAHRGLDVVYGGSNVGLMRELADSALEAGGKVLGVIPEALRRKEIAHPGLTELHVVASMHERKAMMAELADAFIALPGGLGTLEELCEILTWAQLGFHKKPCGLLDVDGYYGPLNAFLDQAVGEGFVMAAHRSMLLSATNPAALLDLFAGYVPPTVDKWIEKRQGL from the coding sequence ATGAAACGCGTCTGCGTCTTCCTGGGGTCCAACCCGGGACGCAACCACCGCTATCTGGAAGCCGCCCGGGCCACCGGGCGGGAACTGGCCCACCGGGGCCTGGACGTGGTCTATGGGGGCTCCAACGTGGGCCTCATGCGGGAACTGGCCGACTCGGCCCTGGAAGCCGGGGGCAAGGTTCTGGGCGTAATCCCCGAGGCCCTGCGGCGCAAGGAGATCGCCCACCCGGGCCTGACCGAGCTGCACGTGGTTGCCTCCATGCACGAACGCAAGGCCATGATGGCCGAACTCGCGGACGCCTTCATCGCCCTGCCCGGAGGGCTGGGCACCCTGGAGGAGCTCTGCGAGATCCTCACCTGGGCCCAGCTCGGCTTCCACAAGAAGCCCTGCGGCCTGCTGGACGTGGACGGCTACTACGGCCCGCTGAACGCCTTCCTGGACCAGGCCGTGGGCGAGGGTTTCGTCATGGCCGCGCATCGCTCCATGCTCCTCTCGGCCACGAATCCGGCCGCGCTCCTGGACCTCTTCGCGGGCTACGTGCCGCCGACGGTGGACAAGTGGATCGAAAAACGACAGGGGTTGTGA
- the sppA gene encoding signal peptide peptidase SppA, translating to METRNNERFSQKHPFLFGSLLIVTAVALILGAMAASRLFDRKLAGGLSGQALGVCHISGLIMSSGETVDWLQELRDDGAVKGVLLRIDSPGGAIGPSQEIFEAVRDLAKTKPVVSSFGSVAASGGYYVAAPSTMIVANPGSLTASIGVLMEYLDVQQLIERFGIRQELLSSGKNKGAGSPFRSLTPEQRTQIMSVIMDLHEQFVGDVADSRNMTRKDVQALADGRALTGRQAQKAGLVDRLGGEQEALQALKELCGVTEADVPLKEGPPDKRDYLERLLDTVQHYVPEGRWSLPSFLFRFP from the coding sequence ATGGAGACGAGGAATAACGAGCGCTTCTCCCAGAAGCATCCGTTTCTCTTCGGTTCCTTACTGATCGTAACGGCCGTGGCCCTCATTCTGGGGGCCATGGCCGCTTCGCGTTTGTTCGACCGCAAGCTCGCCGGCGGCCTGTCGGGCCAGGCCCTGGGCGTCTGCCACATCAGCGGCCTGATCATGAGTTCCGGGGAAACCGTGGACTGGCTCCAGGAGCTGCGCGACGACGGCGCGGTCAAGGGAGTGCTTCTGCGCATCGACTCCCCGGGCGGCGCCATCGGCCCCTCCCAGGAGATATTCGAGGCCGTGCGAGACCTGGCCAAGACCAAGCCGGTGGTCTCCTCCTTCGGCTCCGTGGCCGCCTCGGGCGGATACTACGTGGCCGCGCCGTCGACCATGATCGTGGCCAACCCCGGTTCGCTCACGGCCAGCATCGGCGTGCTCATGGAGTACCTGGACGTGCAGCAGCTCATCGAGCGCTTCGGCATCCGCCAGGAACTGCTCTCCAGCGGCAAGAACAAGGGCGCTGGTTCGCCGTTCAGGAGTCTGACCCCGGAGCAACGGACCCAGATCATGTCCGTGATCATGGACCTGCACGAGCAGTTCGTGGGCGACGTCGCCGACTCGCGCAACATGACCCGGAAGGACGTGCAGGCCCTGGCTGACGGCAGGGCTCTCACCGGCCGCCAGGCCCAGAAGGCCGGGCTGGTGGACCGCCTGGGCGGCGAACAGGAGGCCCTGCAGGCGCTCAAGGAGCTGTGCGGCGTCACCGAGGCGGACGTGCCGCTGAAGGAAGGGCCGCCGGACAAGCGCGACTATCTCGAACGCCTGTTGGACACGGTGCAGCACTATGTGCCCGAGGGGCGCTGGAGCCTGCCGAGCTTTCTCTTCCGATTCCCCTGA
- a CDS encoding 30S ribosomal protein S1 — MEKKSEATPEMDVNFAAELENYLKADFGDLDEGTIVPGQVVKVDKDHVLVDVNFKSEGQIPLSEFTDSEGNVTVSVGDKVDVFVSNKDESEGTIHLSRDKAKRMKLFDTLEDVQEKDGTTKGRIVRRIKGGYTVDLGGVEAFLPGSHVDLRPVPDMDALVGQEFEFKILKINRRRSNVIVSRRVLLEEQRSEQRDKLLDHLDEGQIVTGKVKNITEYGVFIDLGGLDGLLHITDMSWKRIKHPKEMVGLGDELELKVLNFDKQGQKVSLGLKQLVPDPWENIAGKYPEGEKYKGKVTNLADYGAFVELEPGVEGLVHISEMSWTRKLRHPSQMVRAGDEVEVIVLGVDQDKKRISLGMKQIRPNPWDVVAEKYPEGTILEGTIKNITEFGVFIGIEEGIDGLIHVSDISWTKKIRHPSEVYKVGDVIQAKVLTVDKENEKFTLGVKQLSEDPWSLVPSKYPVGSLIKGAVTNITDFGLFVEVEEGIEGLVHVSEISRKKIKSPSEVYKEGDVIEAKVIHVSADERRLGLSVKQIKDDEERKKPKNFSTAGPETGSTLGDLLRQKLEDASNENAGDGDEE, encoded by the coding sequence ATGGAAAAGAAATCGGAAGCCACCCCGGAAATGGATGTGAACTTCGCGGCGGAACTGGAGAATTATCTCAAGGCCGACTTCGGCGATCTGGATGAGGGCACCATCGTCCCCGGCCAGGTGGTCAAGGTCGACAAGGACCACGTCCTGGTGGACGTGAACTTCAAGTCCGAAGGCCAGATCCCCCTTTCCGAGTTCACCGATTCCGAGGGCAACGTCACCGTGTCCGTTGGCGACAAGGTGGACGTTTTCGTGTCCAACAAGGACGAATCCGAGGGCACCATCCACCTGTCCCGTGACAAGGCCAAGCGGATGAAGCTCTTCGATACCCTGGAGGACGTGCAGGAGAAGGACGGCACCACCAAGGGCCGCATCGTGCGCCGCATCAAGGGCGGCTACACGGTGGACCTGGGCGGCGTCGAGGCCTTCCTGCCCGGCTCCCACGTCGATCTGCGTCCGGTCCCGGACATGGACGCGCTCGTGGGCCAGGAGTTCGAGTTCAAGATCCTCAAGATCAATCGCCGCCGGAGCAACGTCATCGTCTCCCGCCGGGTTCTCCTGGAGGAGCAGCGTTCCGAGCAGCGTGACAAGCTTCTGGACCATCTCGATGAAGGCCAGATCGTCACCGGCAAGGTCAAGAACATCACCGAGTACGGCGTGTTCATCGACCTGGGCGGCCTCGACGGCCTGCTGCACATCACCGACATGTCCTGGAAGCGCATCAAACATCCCAAGGAGATGGTCGGCCTGGGCGACGAGCTTGAGCTGAAGGTTCTGAACTTCGACAAGCAGGGCCAGAAGGTCTCCCTGGGTCTCAAGCAGCTCGTGCCCGATCCGTGGGAGAACATCGCCGGCAAGTATCCCGAGGGCGAGAAGTACAAGGGCAAGGTCACGAACCTGGCCGACTACGGTGCCTTCGTCGAGCTGGAGCCCGGCGTCGAGGGCCTGGTGCACATCTCCGAGATGTCCTGGACCCGCAAGCTGCGCCACCCCTCCCAGATGGTGCGCGCCGGGGACGAGGTCGAGGTCATCGTGCTGGGCGTGGACCAGGACAAGAAGCGCATCAGCCTCGGCATGAAGCAGATCCGCCCCAACCCCTGGGACGTGGTGGCCGAGAAGTACCCCGAGGGCACCATCCTTGAGGGCACGATCAAGAACATCACCGAGTTCGGCGTGTTCATCGGCATCGAGGAAGGCATCGACGGCCTGATCCACGTGTCCGACATCTCCTGGACCAAGAAGATCCGTCATCCCTCCGAGGTCTACAAGGTCGGCGACGTGATCCAGGCCAAGGTGCTCACCGTGGACAAGGAGAACGAGAAGTTCACGCTCGGCGTGAAGCAGCTCTCCGAGGATCCCTGGAGCCTGGTGCCGTCCAAGTACCCGGTCGGCTCCCTGATCAAGGGCGCGGTGACGAACATCACCGACTTCGGCCTGTTCGTCGAGGTGGAGGAAGGCATCGAGGGCCTGGTCCACGTCTCCGAGATCAGCCGCAAGAAGATCAAAAGCCCCTCCGAGGTCTACAAGGAAGGGGACGTCATCGAGGCCAAGGTCATCCATGTGAGCGCGGATGAGCGCCGTCTGGGCCTGTCCGTGAAGCAGATCAAGGATGACGAGGAGCGCAAGAAGCCCAAGAACTTCAGCACCGCCGGCCCCGAAACCGGCAGCACGCTGGGCGACCTGCTGCGCCAGAAGCTCGAGGACGCCTCCAACGAGAACGCAGGCGATGGAGACGAGGAATAA
- the phoU gene encoding phosphate signaling complex protein PhoU yields MEQRAHFHKKLEELKMQVLRMAALSEKAVHSSIKAYLEYDSDLAEDVIMGDIEINDLENAIDRFNLELLALDQPMAKDLRGIVGAMRITMNLERLGDEAVNLAHRALFLSTRPPLPYNQKMEQLTEVSKRMLSAALKSFVEEDSKLAEQVCAMDNEADELSIKLLKQYINDMVTETRIVERGVHAIMAARHLERVGDLATNVAETVIFIVEGENVKHRCRG; encoded by the coding sequence ATGGAACAGCGCGCCCACTTCCACAAGAAGCTCGAGGAGCTCAAGATGCAGGTTCTGCGCATGGCCGCCCTCTCCGAAAAGGCCGTGCACAGCTCCATCAAGGCCTATCTCGAGTACGACAGCGATCTGGCCGAGGACGTGATCATGGGGGACATCGAGATCAACGATCTCGAGAACGCCATCGACCGCTTCAATCTCGAGCTGCTGGCCCTGGACCAGCCCATGGCCAAGGATCTGCGCGGCATCGTCGGGGCCATGCGGATCACCATGAACCTGGAGCGGCTGGGCGACGAGGCCGTGAACTTGGCCCACCGGGCCCTGTTCCTCTCCACACGGCCGCCCCTGCCCTACAACCAGAAGATGGAGCAACTCACCGAAGTGTCCAAGCGGATGCTCTCCGCGGCGCTGAAGAGCTTCGTGGAGGAGGACTCCAAGCTCGCGGAGCAGGTCTGCGCCATGGACAACGAGGCCGACGAGCTGTCCATCAAGCTGCTCAAGCAGTACATCAACGACATGGTCACCGAGACGCGCATCGTGGAGCGCGGGGTGCATGCCATCATGGCCGCCCGGCACCTGGAGCGCGTGGGCGACCTGGCCACCAACGTGGCCGAAACCGTGATCTTCATCGTCGAGGGCGAGAACGTGAAGCACCGTTGCCGAGGCTGA
- the pstB gene encoding phosphate ABC transporter ATP-binding protein PstB, translating into MSRKIKVASEGLNFYYGDFKALDDISLEFEENQVTALIGPSGCGKSTYLRCINRMNDLIPGTQVEGRLTLGEEDIYAPGLDVVALRRRIGMVFQKPNPFPKTIFENVAYGLRVNGLKDKQIIEQRVVESLRRAALWDEVKDRLHSSALGLSGGQQQRLCIARALAVEPEVVLMDEPASALDPIATQKIEDLIHELKKNFTIIIVTHSMQQAARVSDRTAFFYMGRLIEVDRTKNMFTQPKNKQTEDYITGRFG; encoded by the coding sequence ATGTCGAGGAAGATCAAGGTCGCGTCCGAGGGCCTCAATTTCTACTACGGCGACTTCAAGGCCCTGGACGACATCAGCCTGGAGTTCGAGGAGAACCAGGTCACGGCCCTCATCGGGCCGTCCGGGTGCGGCAAGAGCACCTATCTGCGGTGCATCAACCGCATGAACGACCTCATTCCCGGAACCCAGGTGGAAGGCCGTCTGACCTTGGGCGAAGAGGACATCTACGCCCCAGGTCTGGATGTGGTGGCTCTGCGCCGCCGCATCGGCATGGTCTTCCAAAAGCCCAATCCCTTTCCCAAAACCATTTTCGAGAACGTGGCCTACGGGTTGCGGGTCAACGGCCTCAAGGACAAGCAGATCATCGAACAGCGCGTGGTGGAGAGCCTCCGGCGGGCCGCGCTCTGGGACGAGGTCAAGGACCGCCTGCATTCCTCGGCCCTGGGCCTCTCCGGCGGGCAGCAGCAGCGTCTGTGCATCGCCCGGGCCCTGGCCGTGGAGCCGGAGGTGGTCCTCATGGACGAGCCCGCCTCCGCCCTGGACCCCATCGCAACCCAGAAGATCGAGGATCTCATCCACGAGCTGAAGAAGAACTTCACCATCATCATCGTGACCCACAGCATGCAGCAGGCGGCGCGCGTCTCGGACCGCACGGCCTTCTTCTACATGGGGCGGCTCATCGAGGTGGACCGCACCAAGAACATGTTCACGCAGCCCAAGAACAAGCAGACGGAAGACTACATCACCGGACGGTTCGGCTAG
- a CDS encoding AMIN domain-containing protein, producing MPVLFRRASRLFAVLLLALACAVPARAEEEKVYEVRMPVDLTVVPLDGVEPPLVAEPAPTPAVPPAPAVVSAPADKAETKKVEKKAGETGQAEAKAAPRPSAKGAEQAAPAEKKPAPVAAQEKKPAAPAAETAKPKAEVEKKAAAPAGTGIVRDIQMAVRDGVFVLRVVTDRPVGAVTHLNFKNPRRLAVDIVGSWRRPGKAAISAADGPVKTVRVGEHPDRLRLVLDFRDGASGADVVPEIAKTPDGLTVAFPVKP from the coding sequence ATGCCCGTCTTGTTCCGTCGCGCCTCGCGCCTGTTCGCCGTGCTGCTGCTGGCCCTCGCCTGCGCCGTTCCCGCGCGGGCCGAGGAGGAGAAGGTCTATGAAGTCCGCATGCCCGTGGACCTGACCGTGGTTCCCCTGGACGGCGTGGAGCCGCCCCTGGTGGCGGAGCCCGCTCCGACTCCGGCCGTTCCTCCGGCTCCGGCCGTCGTTTCGGCTCCGGCCGACAAGGCCGAGACGAAGAAGGTCGAGAAGAAGGCCGGGGAGACGGGCCAGGCCGAGGCCAAGGCCGCGCCCCGTCCGTCCGCCAAGGGAGCCGAGCAGGCCGCCCCGGCGGAAAAGAAGCCCGCTCCCGTGGCGGCCCAGGAAAAGAAGCCCGCCGCTCCCGCCGCCGAAACGGCCAAGCCCAAGGCCGAGGTGGAGAAGAAGGCCGCCGCTCCCGCCGGGACCGGCATCGTGCGCGACATTCAGATGGCCGTGCGCGACGGCGTCTTCGTCCTGCGCGTCGTCACGGACCGGCCCGTGGGCGCCGTGACTCACCTGAACTTCAAGAATCCCAGGCGGCTGGCCGTGGACATCGTGGGCAGCTGGCGTCGGCCCGGGAAGGCCGCGATCAGCGCCGCCGACGGCCCGGTGAAGACCGTGCGCGTGGGCGAGCACCCCGACCGGCTGCGCCTGGTTCTCGATTTCCGCGACGGGGCCTCGGGAGCGGACGTTGTCCCGGAGATAGCCAAGACGCCCGACGGCCTGACCGTGGCCTTTCCCGTGAAGCCTTGA
- a CDS encoding glycosyltransferase, giving the protein MQVLMLAINDPAGTAIQFCKALRRHADVDARLCTLETRYTHSWEKDLHVPDLGPEGIAELGGLLRTADILHFHMTSDEFTAFGPYLPADFLAGKTVVHHHHGHHDFRSNPEKFRAKYRERGRTNLLVSTPDLLRLLPEARWLPNLVPLDESLLRPDPDRPERPFRLCHSPTRKDLKNTDELLAVLERLRADGLDLDFDLIDDVPNAECLRRKRACHAVFDHMQGYYGVSSLEGLSQGLAVIAGLDDWCRGHVADFAGTDDLPWVVAHDGAELEAALRRLAVDPELCRELGRKGREFMEQRWSDRLVARRLADWYGRL; this is encoded by the coding sequence ATGCAAGTCCTGATGCTGGCCATCAACGATCCGGCGGGCACGGCCATCCAGTTCTGCAAGGCCCTGCGCCGCCACGCGGACGTGGACGCCCGGCTATGCACCCTGGAGACCCGCTACACTCATTCCTGGGAAAAGGATCTGCACGTCCCGGACCTGGGGCCGGAGGGAATCGCGGAGTTGGGCGGCCTGTTGCGCACGGCCGACATCCTCCATTTCCACATGACCAGCGACGAGTTCACGGCCTTCGGGCCGTATCTGCCCGCCGACTTCCTCGCGGGCAAGACCGTCGTGCATCACCACCACGGGCACCATGATTTCCGCAGCAATCCCGAAAAATTTCGCGCCAAGTACCGGGAGCGCGGCCGGACCAACCTCCTGGTGAGCACCCCGGATCTGTTGCGCCTGCTGCCCGAGGCCCGCTGGCTGCCGAACCTCGTGCCCCTGGACGAGTCCCTGCTGCGGCCCGACCCGGACCGCCCGGAGCGGCCGTTCCGGCTTTGCCACTCGCCCACGCGCAAGGATCTCAAGAACACCGACGAGCTGTTGGCCGTGCTGGAGCGGCTGCGCGCCGACGGCCTGGATCTGGACTTCGATCTCATCGATGACGTGCCCAACGCCGAGTGCTTGCGCCGCAAGCGGGCTTGTCACGCGGTCTTCGATCACATGCAGGGCTACTACGGCGTGTCCAGCCTGGAGGGGTTGTCCCAGGGGCTGGCCGTGATCGCGGGCCTGGACGACTGGTGCCGGGGGCATGTGGCCGATTTCGCGGGCACCGATGACCTGCCCTGGGTCGTGGCCCATGACGGCGCGGAACTGGAAGCGGCCCTGCGCCGTTTGGCCGTGGACCCGGAGCTGTGTCGCGAACTGGGGCGCAAGGGTCGGGAGTTCATGGAACAACGTTGGTCGGACCGGCTCGTGGCCCGGCGGCTGGCTGACTGGTACGGACGGCTCTAG
- a CDS encoding Hpt domain-containing protein: protein MSDAVRVDPSLAAILPRYLEICRADCVALLAAARDRDLESARLLGHRLKGSGGSYGLPEISRLGGEAEAAALAGRPDLALALARELARYMEELDVICGEEPCKS, encoded by the coding sequence ATGAGCGATGCCGTGCGCGTGGATCCGAGCCTGGCGGCGATCCTGCCGCGCTATCTCGAAATCTGCCGCGCGGATTGCGTCGCGCTCCTGGCTGCGGCCCGAGACCGCGACCTGGAGTCGGCCCGGCTCCTGGGACACCGTTTGAAGGGTTCGGGAGGCTCCTACGGCCTTCCGGAGATCAGTCGTCTGGGGGGCGAGGCCGAGGCTGCGGCGCTGGCCGGACGTCCTGACCTGGCCTTGGCCCTGGCCCGGGAGTTGGCTCGCTACATGGAGGAATTGGACGTGATCTGCGGAGAGGAACCATGCAAGTCCTGA
- the budA gene encoding acetolactate decarboxylase: protein MRKVLMILSAVLLLSVSALAGGPGDRLFQVSVLPALLAGDYEGSLSAADLLSRGDFGLGTFQDLDGEMVVLDGVVWQVPSDGRVRRVAPSLGTPFAAVAFFESDSEVVVARAESLADLERQVDAALPTRNHFYALRIDGRMTRLSARSVPRQAKPWRPLAEVVREQTRFTLDGQEGTLVGLRCPAFVSGVNVPGYHWHFLSADRAKGGHVLDCALENARVRVDELTGLELRLPTGAGFDALDISGDHSAATKAVEKTPGGKQ from the coding sequence ATGCGCAAGGTGTTGATGATCCTGTCCGCCGTCCTGCTTCTGTCCGTTTCGGCCCTGGCCGGTGGGCCCGGTGACCGGCTCTTCCAGGTTTCGGTGCTGCCCGCGCTCCTGGCCGGAGACTACGAGGGGTCGTTGTCCGCGGCCGACCTCCTGTCCCGGGGCGATTTCGGCCTGGGCACCTTTCAGGATCTGGACGGCGAGATGGTGGTCCTGGACGGCGTGGTCTGGCAGGTTCCGTCCGACGGCCGAGTGCGTCGGGTCGCGCCTAGTCTGGGCACGCCCTTCGCGGCTGTGGCCTTCTTCGAGTCCGACAGCGAGGTCGTCGTGGCCCGGGCCGAAAGTCTGGCGGACCTGGAGCGGCAGGTGGACGCCGCCCTGCCGACCAGAAATCATTTCTATGCCTTGCGCATCGACGGCCGCATGACGCGGCTTTCGGCGCGCAGCGTGCCGCGCCAGGCCAAGCCCTGGCGTCCGCTGGCCGAGGTGGTCCGGGAGCAGACCCGCTTCACCTTGGACGGTCAGGAGGGGACGCTGGTGGGGCTGCGCTGCCCGGCTTTCGTCTCGGGCGTCAACGTGCCCGGGTACCACTGGCACTTCCTGAGCGCGGATCGCGCCAAGGGCGGGCACGTCCTGGACTGCGCCCTGGAGAACGCGCGCGTACGCGTGGACGAACTGACCGGCCTGGAGCTGCGCCTGCCCACGGGGGCCGGATTCGACGCGTTGGACATCTCCGGCGACCACTCGGCGGCGACCAAGGCCGTGGAGAAGACCCCGGGCGGCAAGCAATGA
- a CDS encoding M48 family metallopeptidase, with the protein MNTALPHFSLRESRRARHVILRAVPGLGLEVVVPPGFDRRELPRILDGKRSWIERALRRLPFDATTPDAPPALPESLDLSAVGLSYSVHVLDAPDRAKLTENAGRLLLRGGDEAGRLRALRAWVQAKAREQLAPWLRNLSRETGLTPSGLRVRNQRTRWGSCSRAGIISLNCKLLFLPRDLAEQVLVHELCHLRQMNHSTRFWALVESFRPGGRVRERGLRQAFRSLPPWIG; encoded by the coding sequence ATGAACACGGCCCTGCCCCACTTCAGCCTGCGGGAGTCCCGCCGGGCGCGCCACGTGATCCTGCGCGCGGTTCCGGGCCTCGGCCTGGAGGTGGTCGTGCCTCCGGGCTTCGACCGCCGCGAACTGCCGCGCATCCTGGACGGCAAGCGCTCCTGGATCGAACGGGCCTTGCGCCGCCTGCCCTTCGACGCGACGACGCCCGACGCGCCCCCGGCGCTGCCCGAGAGCCTGGATCTGTCCGCCGTGGGCTTGTCCTACAGTGTGCATGTCCTGGACGCTCCGGACCGGGCCAAGCTGACCGAAAACGCCGGGCGGCTGCTCCTGCGCGGCGGCGACGAGGCCGGACGCCTCAGGGCGCTGCGGGCCTGGGTCCAGGCCAAGGCCCGCGAACAGCTCGCGCCCTGGCTCCGGAACCTGTCCCGCGAGACCGGCCTGACGCCCTCGGGCCTGCGGGTCCGCAACCAGCGCACCCGCTGGGGCTCCTGCTCCCGCGCGGGGATCATCTCGCTCAACTGCAAGCTGCTCTTCCTGCCTCGCGACCTGGCCGAGCAGGTGCTCGTGCATGAGCTTTGCCACCTGCGCCAAATGAACCACTCGACCCGATTCTGGGCCCTGGTGGAAAGCTTCCGACCCGGCGGTCGGGTCCGCGAACGCGGCCTGCGCCAAGCCTTCCGCTCCCTGCCCCCCTGGATCGGATAA
- a CDS encoding TetR/AcrR family transcriptional regulator, whose amino-acid sequence MANKDRAILLAAQELFGRKGYAGTTMKMIADKAGVAFGLVSHYFGTKEELFLAAGFDMVDSVLAAVRPELAKAENGLEAVRAFVSAYLAFTLENKATFPVLIRCSPFSDVETLVDRKRIAAKFSEIFAVVEEALTRGMADGSVRELPVKATALFIFSNILGAVRTYFLTPFHLPGLFDETVKYVLRSVARPLEA is encoded by the coding sequence GTGGCGAACAAGGACAGGGCCATTCTTCTCGCGGCCCAGGAGCTTTTCGGCCGCAAGGGCTATGCCGGGACCACGATGAAGATGATCGCGGACAAGGCCGGTGTGGCCTTCGGCCTTGTTTCCCACTACTTCGGGACCAAGGAGGAGCTGTTCCTGGCCGCCGGTTTCGACATGGTGGACAGCGTCCTGGCGGCGGTGCGGCCGGAGCTGGCCAAGGCCGAAAACGGCCTCGAGGCCGTGAGGGCCTTCGTCAGCGCCTACCTGGCCTTCACCCTGGAGAACAAGGCCACCTTCCCGGTGCTCATCCGCTGTTCGCCCTTCAGCGACGTGGAGACCCTGGTGGACCGCAAGCGCATCGCGGCCAAGTTCTCGGAGATATTCGCGGTGGTCGAGGAGGCCCTGACGCGCGGCATGGCCGACGGCAGCGTGCGCGAACTGCCGGTGAAGGCAACGGCGCTGTTCATTTTTTCCAACATTCTTGGGGCGGTGCGAACCTATTTCCTGACGCCCTTCCATCTCCCCGGGCTGTTCGACGAGACCGTGAAATACGTCCTGCGCAGCGTCGCCCGGCCCCTGGAGGCCTGA